TTGACTTTACTCAGCTTGTCCCGCAAGCTCATTTTACTCAAGTTAAACACCTTGTTGCAATTGTCGAATATATTTTGCGAATACTAAATTAGTGTATTTGTTGACATATTGTTAGTAAACTATCAAGGGCTATCAATACTTATAACTTTATCTACTTTAATACTTAACCATCGGCCTTACGAACAATAACTATCttcaatatttaaacttactgattcatcctttttatttattgttcCATCTGGGCCGTCCTTGCTTTTCGTGGTTGCGTAGAATTGTAGATAGTTAAGTGTGTACCTCATGTCTCCGTTTGATTTATGATACAGATCCAGTAATAGGTTTTCCGTGGCTGGTATTTTTTCCAGTTTACATATTTGATTCACTCTCTTTATGAACAACTCTATTGAGGGCGAACCAAACCTCAAGTCCAGACACTTGTTACTCAGTGTCGATATCTACGTTTTAATCTTAGTAGAATCCCAAATATCTAACTATTGCCGTTTTAATAGACCTTATGTTACGCTGACAACCTACCTTCTGCGAGTATCTGTCGTTGCatattagtattattgGACAGCGTGCTATTTGTATCAGCTTAATGATGCTCTGTATTCCTCCTCTGTCTCCTGAACTCATTCCGTCGATTTCATCCAACACCAGCAGTGTTCTTTTCAAGTCTCTAATTGAGTTGTCtacattaataaatcaGTGATAACCACGGCTTTAACATGTTTTATCCGTAGCTAATATATTGTATGCGTAGCTAATATATTGTATGCGTAGCTAATATGTTGTGActataaaaatactttGGAATGAATTGAGCGTTACTGTTCCTGTTACCAGGGGCgttattttttccactgCGTTTTTACTTCTCTGGTCAGAGGCGTTAAACTCCATCACGTAGTATCCGAACGACTCGCCAACCAGTCTTGCGCACGTCGTCTTCCCTATCCCTGGTGGCCCACTCAACAGTGCAGCTTTAAAGCTATCGTCCTTCCCTTTTGATGAACCTAAATGTTTGTATTCTACACAGTCCATTTATATCATATTCCCTTGGTATAACTATATACTGTACTAATACTTtgacatatttattttgaatataCTGTAAGTGCTATCATTTGCATATATATCTAATTTGTTATTCTAAAATATCTAATCGTTATTATCCACAATATTTAGTGTATTAAtctaaaatatataacgtCTAGTCTACTGTTGTCGTTTCTTACCTCCTGTGTAGTCATAATTCTGCAGCCACTCTTTCAGTCTttctatcagcttctgGTTTCCCATCAGCTCGTACAGGTTGCTCGGTCTGTACTTCTCAAACAGCATTTGGTCTTGTGCTTTAGCTGCCGTTCCTGTTTTGCTGCTCTCCAATTCGCCACTACTCAGACTAGTTCCCACTCCGCCTTCTACCTTCCCATCCAGCCTACCTTCTTCCTGTTGTACGCCTGTTAACTCCTCTTCCACCaattcatcttcctcttctatTCTCGGTGTGTCCTTCAGCAAATTCATAAACTGTTCCTCGTTGATCAGCTGTATGTTCAGACCCTTGTTTTTGTTAAGCTCCTTCGCCTTTTTGTACTTCGTTCCTGTTGTGTAATCTCTTCCGTCCTCCAACTTATCTCCGTACACCAGGTAGTCTGTCTGCCCACTCACTGCACTCACTACGATTCCTCCCAGTCTCTTCACCTTGTACGTCGCTTCGTCTCTATCCATGCTCAACTCTCCTGTGAACACGAACTTCCTTCCTGATACCAGGTTTGAGTCGTCCACGTTCTCTTGATTCACTgactgcttcttcttcgtctgtgtttttctttttttacCTTCGGCGTCTCCTCCTACCTTTCTGTATTTGCGTCTGTTTGGTGTGCTTTGATTCGACGTGTCTGATCCTCTCCCTGTACTCTTTGTTGGTGACACGTATGGCGATGAGTCTGACGATCCGAACAGGCTTTCCATCTGCTccgtattttttatttccactGTTTTCAGCTTTTTTACTGGACTCTTTTGCGTACTCACCTGTCTCTTCTTATTCGCTCTTTCTTCAGACTCTCCTGATTCCATTAGTCTCTTTGGCGACTTTGTAGTCCTTGTTTTACTTGGTGTTTTTTCTGACTCCACTGACTTTTGCGAGTTTACTTCAACAACCTGGCTCTTGCCAACAGGACTCTGACTCCCGTTCTTTGAGTGCAACACTCTCTCGGGCGATTTCATCGACAAGCCTAGTCTAGACGGCGACTCCTTTGCTTTTTCTGATCTGCTTGACCCAGTCACTGTTTCATACACATCCTTAAACGACCTTGCTGACACGTTGCTTTGTTCTAACTCACTCGTGGTCAATCTGCTTTTCACTGCCTTCAATGTCTTTTGCGACTTTGGAAATGCCAACAGGTCCAAATAACTATTCATATCCACGTTAACTCTCGTATCCTTTTTTACCTTCGTCGAAGGATCCACCAACTTCTTCTCGTTGTTACACCAATACTTTATGTCCATCTGCATATTTTCTGTGCTGCACTTAtccttttccagctcctccagcttctctGGGTTATCCATCTTCAACTGTTCTCTCACCCAGTTGCTTACTGATTTGTTTCCTTTCTTGCTCGATTCTCCGCTTGTGATTTCCTCTACCTCCTCCTTTGTTTGTGATGCGTTGCTCGATTCATCGTCTATTGTTATCACCGGCTTTTCTTCTACCACCTCGTTTTCCacttctacttcttcatcttcgctGAAGAGTGTTTTTTTCTTTGTGTGTTTCTCTACTACTACACTCGAGTCTGAATCACTAGATTCTGAAATCACCATCTTCTTTAATAgctttttctttttatatattggtCCAAATTCAAcgtcttccttttcttgtctttcatttttagtttttttagACGTTTCCTCGgtctttgtttttgtttttgttttctctTTAACCTCCTTTTTTTGTGCTTTGCTTTTAGTTGGCTTAGTAACCTTTGTTGatttcttattttcttctGATATTTGTTCAGAACTCTTTCCGAAAAAAATTCTGATATCCATAGAATCCAagtgtttataattataatacgTATTGgattattttatctaaattttataaaagaaGTGTTATCcatacttttaaatttacatttttcTTTAAAGAGTTCATAGTTATAAATACCATCGACATTAACACACTGTATAATTGTAATTGAGCATTGTGTGATGTGTAAGCGGGCACTTATCAATTTACGCTCAACAAAGctaaatattgtatataatgaaTTGTAAGGGTCAAATTATGATACTGTGTATAAGGTTAATGAAAAGAGGGTTGTGAACAAAAGGAATCTCGATAGTGTCTTTGGCTTGACCGCCTTGAACATCAGACATTCCGACTTTTTTTTAGAGACGTACGGTACTACGAGGAAGTAGTTCACCAGCGTCGATACTAGTGATACGTATGCGCACATTTGCAGCCTTTTAAAGGACGGGGCCAGTCCAAATGTCGAGAATAGTACAACACTGTTTCCCAATAAGGCCAACAGGTAAAATAGATCTGTATTTTTGACTTGGCCTAAAGTAGCATATTACATGTCACCAAATATCTactatgtgtatatatgatATTCACATACCTTCTGGACTCGCTTCCAACACTGGCTCCTCTTCTGtattaattgtataaaagTGTCaaatgatttattatcagtatattatttataaagtgTCAGTTTGACCAATAATTACGTCGAATTACCTGTGGAATCCTTCAAGCTGTTCGCAAACACTTCCCAAACGTGAGACCCGAACAGGTATCCCCAGGATACGTTCAGGAGTGGTCTCAAAAGACTTGGAGCCAGCCTCCAGTGCTTGCTTACATAAGGGGAGAGTGCCGATAGCAATcctaattaaatttattagttaattgttgttgtttgtTCTGTTTGGGTTCCATGTGTTAAATGGCGCCTACCTAAAGTTGCTGTGCCGTATCTTAAAGTGGTCAATAAACCTCCAGACATTCTTGAGTTGGGTTAGGATTTTTGGTCCGAATGATGGTTGTGAGTGTTGGAATCCTCCTTCGGCAGATGGGGAGTAATGTGTGGGTGTATACACTGAGATTCCATGCTCCGCTTCGGAAACTTGGCGTATAGCTCCCAAGTGAACACACATTGCTACCATATATTGCGTATGcgtttaaaattactttGCCTGTGCGCCCTTGCACTTACACTTTGTTTAAATGTTCTATCGTCTCCAGGTCCCAGATGACCAGGTTGTTTCCCCCGAAGGATAACAGGTAGTCGTCATCCGAAGACGGCGAGCTTGTAAACAGCGGTCCCTACGATTTGTCAGGATGTGTAATTGTGGTTTTTTAATCTAGAGCTTACTGCCTTCAGATTCTTCTTTTCGACCAGCTTCGGCTCCTCTCCTCCGAGCTTGTACACCCGTGCCTTTGATCCCAGTCCGCAGGTTACCATAAAATCTACAAACTTTTGTCACGCTCTCGCTTGTGTGATTGCTGTGATCCTGTTACGGGACCCACCTTTAACTTTGGATATGCTTGTACAGTTTTTTTTATGTGCCTTCATTTTCCATCTTTTTTTTCCTGCTGACCAATCATATTCAAACACTTCTCCTGTCTCCAGACCAATCTAAAAatcgttgatgttgtttcTTGTTAAATTAAGACCCAGTCTTTAGATTGGGGTAGTGACTTACAATTGTGTTTTGGTCCGAGGACCAAATTGCACATTCGATATCTGCCTCCATTTTATATGTTGactgaataaaaatattatggaACTGTCCACTTACCGCTGGTTTACTCTGTCTAAGGTCTACCAGTGTAACCACCTTGTCAAATCCCCCTGTGAACATCAAGTAAGGGTCCTTGGGATTCCATGATACAACTTGAACCTGCAACGTTGTTGGGAAATCATTGGTGAAACAATGACATATATACATCCACAAGCATAAATGGTTGCTGTTTAgcatgtgtgtgttttgtGTTACTGTCGTCATTGGTTAAATGAATAGCTGCTCCCTAACCTTGTTTGTGTGATGATTCAGTGTTTGTGCCACCGATGTTTGCTTTAGGTCCCAAACCCTCACTACGTTATCTGAGTAACCTCCTGCAAGCAGGTTcctaaaatgtgttattaGATGATTGCCATGTTACTTTGTGTTTTTTGAGTGCGATATCGATAAAACTGCCGTTTTATCCTCTATGTCTCCCCCCAGTGATACGAACGggttcagcaggtttaTTTCACTTATGTTCCACAAGTTTATCTCAGGCTCGAATGTTCCAACTGCTAGCAGTGGCATCGTTTCAACTTCTCCAACCACCTCCGAGCACAGTGGAAAGCTTGCCAGTTCAATGGTGTGGTTCGGCTCCAGCCCACACGTGTCGACATCGTAGATGTAGACCACCAGCGCCGAGAGGTGTTCGTAGTTAACACCTGCTATTATGACCCTGTCTgactcctccagcttcctTGCCTACAGTTTTTGTTATGATTCCGTCATTTTGGCATTGGTTTTACCTTCacgtcctcctcgtcctcctcaATGTACTTCTCGTCCTTCGAACTCATTGTAAACATTTGCTCGTCTAAAATTGGGTTGATTTTGTGCTTAAATACTTGGAACGaggtcgtcgtcgtcgtaATGTTCTAGGTCGAACTCATCTCCAGGGACTTCCCctacttcctcttccttaTCGGATTCATCAACATCCATTCTAAAATAACGTTATATTAATCGgtgtatatttgtgtatatattatgtatgatataaataaaatgtgtgtgcaatttattatactaaCTCTGGCTCCGGATCATCTTTGTGGATGTAATTTTTGAAGAAATCAGAATCGCAATATTTGCGAGGGAGCCAGCTTACAGTACTGATAACGTCCATTATTACacaatatatatcaattaaaataatattacaaaaGTTTCTAGATCAGTTACTTAAATATATCTAATTTTGTGGAAGGATTATggtgtgttttattaacCTACAAATAATCATTTACTTAATATCTTTTAacaatatttgtaaaatagttgTTTGTACATCATGAAGGTaactaaaagtaaaagaAATAGAAGGATTGTTGAGTTTTATAAGACTTTACACAGTCTCACTGAACCTTATAGAGTACTAGGTAATGTCCATATATTTCATGTGTTTGTCCATaattaacttattttacgTGAAAATTGTATGTTTTCGTGATGTTTTGTGGATTTATTGAGATTTAGTGGACGGTAGCTTCGTGTTCGCTGCTCTGAAGAATAAGATACACATCAAGGAGCAGTTGCCGATCCTTCTAGGAGGGTCCGCCGTACCATGTATTTTCCCCTCTTACTCATTCTCGATGTTTAGACGTTTCCAACTGTATTTTGAATGAACTGAAGAACATGGGCGAGGACCTCAGTGGAGCCGTGCTTGTAGTGAAGCATTACCAAAAGTAGGTCGACACCCGTCAGAACTTTGCAGAATCAAGTGTTTCCACAAGGCTGCGGAGAATCCCAACTCCAGGAGGTGCATACTTTCTGCGGTCGGCAACAATAATCAGGAAAAGCTGTTCGTGGCCTCGCAGGATAAAACACTCATAAAGTGGCTAAGGTCGGATCACCTTTAAGTGATGCCTGTATAATTTGTGTTCAGGGAGTCAGGGGGAATCCCTATCATTAAGCTGAACAATAACGTTCCCTATTTGGAAAAACCCTCGTTTCACACACTCGATCAGAAACTAAATGTACGTTTAACCGTCCTTACCCAATTGTCAGATGGAAGAGAACAAGAAACTCCCGAAGGCATGGGAAAAGCCCTTTCTGAGCAGTCCCGAGAAGCCCAAGgagtttaaaaagaaaaggtaCTCTTGCTTTACATTTAATTGATGTTGTAGAAAAAAGAACCCAAATCCACtgagttgtttaaaaaagaaaaagaaggCCGATGACAACGATAAACCAAAGGTGTGTTTActgttgtttattattctttttaacatatgtttagaataaaaataggaCGCGCGTCCGTTCCAGGAGGTCAAGTGGTCAATTTACCCTGGACTCTAATCGTGATAAAAGTGTGAATTTGGGCGCCAGTGAGGACGTGGACTCCAATCCTATTCGGAATGTCGAGTAGCTCTAagtaaatgtaaaataggcATTTGCAATGAAATTTAACCTTGTGAGTGCTTATTCCTCTGGATTAAAGTTTTTCATTATGTGCTTTATCACGTTTTTCATTATCGGCTGGCCCTTCTTAGTTCTTGCTCCCAGTAGTCTGTGCCGCTCGTAcctcttctgcttcttcgcGCGTATTTCCTTCTTTCTCTTTTTTATCTCCTCGACCCGCTGGTCATGTTcctctttcttcttcatctcgATCTCTCTCCGTTTTTTGAGCACTTTGGAGTAGACATTCCCCCTCTGCTTGCTGCCTTCATCTACACTCTCCTTGTAGCCATCAtcgtcttcaggttcttcgaCTATTGGACTAGAATCGTTATATTTAGTTGGGGATTCCTCATCTGAAAGTTCTAAATATGTCACTTCGACCTGTGGTTTTATGGAATTGGGGGCCTCAAAGTCAGTGTTTAAACTACTTGAAGGCTCTGTGTGCCTCTCGGTGGGCTGAGAAGACTCCTGTTCAACGTATTGGtccttaaattttttatacttgtGAAGATACTTCTGGTCTCGGAtgtattgtttattttttcttgCGATGTGTTTGTTCTTTATGTCGCCGGACCAGTATACTCCGTACCCCTTCAGCTTAGACTTTTTATTAGTCTTTCCCATTGtgtttgaatttatttgttattataatacataataagTCAACTTCTTGTTGTTTTACTCaatttttgataaatttaagtaaatattaactgaTTTCTCTGTACATTCTCAACACTATTAAAGGcgtatttattttcatctaattgttgtatttttcaCTGTTtagtttgtaaaatatatagattCTGCTTTTAAAGTTATGACTATAAATTTTGTCATTTGTAATGCCAGTTTAGAGCTATATTTTggaagtaaaaaatacaatcAAACGAAGTTGACTCTTCTACAGGAACACATCCACAACACTAggtattatttatttatatgtgtgtatatttttatctaaatTGGTTTATGATTGTTTGTTAATCtattttcctcttttattatattttcgTAGAAGCTTAAATGATGTCGATTTCTTGAATGACGACCAGGACGAGGAGCCTGCTCAAACAAATCGCAAAAGACCCAGTTCCGCTCGGAGAGACTGGTCCGAAGTTAGGCCTGATATCGTTCACTTTTGCCTTCTCGCCCTCCACGACTCCATTCTGAACAAGGAGGGCAGGATCCAGGTGTACGTTCAAACGCTCGACGGCAAGCTGTTTAAAGTGGCCAGGGACTTCAGGGTGCCTCGCACCTTCAAGGTGTTCAACAAGGTGTTCGCAAACTACCTGCACAGCAAGTCCCGGAGCCTGACCACTGAGAGCGGCGAGGTCCTCGTGGAGCTGCTCGAACAGCCCCTCGACTCCCTGATTCCCGAGGGCGCCAGGAGGGTCGCTGTTGACAACAAGTGCCCGAATTCTAACTTATCCGCGCTCATTTCTGACTTGAAGCCGGTTATTGATGACAGCTGGTTCTTCGTTTCAGTCTCCCCTTCTCGTCCACTCGACTCAATTTGCCCGTCCGGTGTCGTTGACGTCTCCAAGGTCCACAAGCGCATTCTTTCTAGAGACGCTGTGAAGAAGTCGCCTGCTGACGCGAACCACTTGGAGTCTCTGGAGCAGTCGTTTTTAAACTAT
The sequence above is a segment of the Theileria orientalis strain Shintoku DNA, chromosome 3, complete genome genome. Coding sequences within it:
- a CDS encoding uncharacterized protein (BRCT domain containing protein), which encodes MDIRIFFGKSSEQISEENKKSTKVTKPTKSKAQKKEVKEKTKTKTKTEETSKKTKNERQEKEDVEFGPIYKKKKLLKKMVISESSDSDSSVVVEKHTKKKTLFSEDEEVEVENEVEEVEEITSGESSKKGNKSVSNWVREQLKMDNPEKLEELEKDKCSTENMQMDIKYWCNNEKKLVDPSTKVKKDTRVNVDMNSYLDLLAFPKSQKTLKAVKSRLTTSELEQSNVSARSFKDVYETVTGSSRSEKAKESPSRLGLSMKSPERVLHSKNGSQSPVGKSQVVEVNSQKSVESEKTPSKTRTTKSPKRLMESGESEERANKKRQVSTQKSPVKKLKTVEIKNTEQMESLFGSSDSSPYVSPTKSTGRGSDTSNQSTPNRRKYRKVGGDAEGKKRKTQTKKKQSVNQENVDDSNLVSGRKFVFTGELSMDRDEATYKVKRLGGIVVSAVSGQTDYLVYGDKLEDGRDYTTGTKYKKAKELNKNKGLNIQLINEEQFMNLLKDTPRIEEEDELVEEELTGVQQEEGRLDGKVEGGVGTTKAQDQMLFEKYRPSNLYELMGNQKLIERLKEWLQNYDYTGEYKHLGSSKGKDDSFKAALLSGPPGIGKTTCARLVGESFGYYVMEFNASDQRSKNAVEKITPLVTGTVTLNSFQNNSIRDLKRTLLVLDEIDGMSSGDRGGIQSIIKLIQIARCPIILICNDRYSQKISTLSNKCLDLRFGSPSIELFIKRVNQICKLEKIPATENLLLDLYHKSNGDMRYTLNYLQFYATTKSKDGPDGTINKKDESYSQNIFDNCNKVFNLSKMSLRDKLSKVNEIFFTDYNIMSLMLQENYVKYNRNIGVISKIALDYVCGDMVNKVMQRTQTYSLLPDLSSLTAVIPALEMNKAGSGLTERLSFPQWLGKQSTTTKNRRILSEISMNLSYKTTLYGSNLLMDGYLELIYQNVMKHLVKENVDECVDYINEVGITREMVVDGIANLRFKNQENIYAKISTKTKTQLTKKMATQLVKVVNTKRNRYTTYDSKPDHESEEEEQDDDYDPLLKKMNPNKKQAKQKRK
- a CDS encoding uncharacterized protein (WD40 repeat-like domain containing protein), which produces MDVISTVSWLPRKYCDSDFFKNYIHKDDPEPEMDVDESDKEEEVGEVPGDEFDLEHYDDDDLVPNEQMFTMSSKDEKYIEEDEEDVKARKLEESDRVIIAGVNYEHLSALVVYIYDVDTCGLEPNHTIELASFPLCSEVVGEVETMPLLAVGTFEPEINLWNISEINLLNPFVSLGGDIEDKTAVLSISHSKNTKNLLAGGYSDNVVRVWDLKQTSVAQTLNHHTNKVQVVSWNPKDPYLMFTGGFDKVVTLVDLRQSKPAVSGQFHNIFIQSTYKMEADIECAIWSSDQNTIIGLETGEVFEYDWSAGKKRWKMKAHKKNCTSISKVKGGSRNRITAITQARA
- a CDS encoding uncharacterized protein (protein of unknown function DUF652 family protein); amino-acid sequence: MKVTKSKRNRRIVEFYKTLHSLTEPYRVLVDGSFVFAALKNKIHIKEQLPILLGGSAVPYVSNCILNELKNMGEDLSGAVLVVKHYQK
- a CDS encoding ribosome biogenesis protein; translation: MTINFVICNASLELYFGSKKYNQTKLTLLQEHIHNTRSLNDVDFLNDDQDEEPAQTNRKRPSSARRDWSEVRPDIVHFCLLALHDSILNKEGRIQVYVQTLDGKLFKVARDFRVPRTFKVFNKVFANYLHSKSRSLTTESGEVLVELLEQPLDSLIPEGARRVAVDNKCPNSNLSALISDLKPVIDDSWFFVSVSPSRPLDSICPSGVVDVSKVHKRILSRDAVKKSPADANHLESLEQSFLNYKREFKQSCKYDHCIAIKEYNLSCLANCFTLICSLESALDY